A window of the Pseudomonas furukawaii genome harbors these coding sequences:
- a CDS encoding lysozyme family protein yields the protein MDTRSLAQRMVDAANAINASRKAEERRNAGLQTPEPLCLPLPNYWVTDPASAHLPAIQHWSHPFGDRGNPLRQLTLLANAERGYYPLGRNGFWHLGVHFDAGTAGILDQSQVRCVADGEVVAYRIDTRSPSTRYLFDDAQVERPFSRNFVLVRHRLQAPEISGLSAPPSLTLYSLYMHLEDWAAYRQDQTLKRPAFWPESNTRRVKDTEKDFVPGLEGLHWLRCRIGPNGGAVISGLARGTEVTLSGTGSYRKLENIPGPRQLLQDGALLGYVDSSFLEPLPRGDYRIATWRDDGTLNVRPSASVEGKPLMTLPNGTEVAVSGTGNYRKLEWVNQYVHFDSLLGEREPQALNEICVLELPVPIRAGELIGHLGAYQDHGDALPRRQLHLEMFSSESVQTFLDVSRAWAQHLPASARTWLKLPQGTPVVPHQTHFSATTPPRANTGTPTSSADLHLPKQLLEGLGADSKIRIPARDGHAGFTWYRLDDLLHGSEGQLLAGWVQVEDDHAHWHSPWDWSGYAAILNGDSLESCQAYALNVQGILPSERDRARAARLADLSDQGPIRSRLFDLVDRERHEVMTAEELQQALHLPALAQSISRLAIYSESEWHWRPGKWDALDDLFGHSSSSPHHNWLAEKERIQQLCWWNEVAPRLGLPVNGHVWHLHPVGLMGHFNAGNDENDLRWLKVPFGQLTFDTEGNDVEDESNPLHRYFSRVVHWPGGVSGVTIGRGYDLGQQMSSELDLDQAGVIEPLKTWLVDSQGLTSLAAKNRLETASREILLIQITRKQQYNLFITTYKRLEDDVKRICQKAATIRAYHANPNIDPEKAWSDIPDRIKEILIDLRYRGDYTPTARSHIQSAAYLGDAIAFGRALSERAHWPNVPQERFQRRINYYESRN from the coding sequence ATGGACACTCGGAGCCTGGCCCAGCGGATGGTCGATGCTGCCAATGCAATCAATGCCAGCAGGAAGGCAGAAGAGCGTCGGAACGCAGGACTGCAAACCCCCGAGCCTCTCTGTCTACCGCTGCCCAACTACTGGGTCACCGATCCCGCCAGCGCCCACCTGCCGGCCATCCAGCACTGGAGCCACCCCTTCGGCGACCGAGGCAACCCGCTGCGCCAGCTCACCCTACTGGCCAATGCCGAGCGCGGCTACTACCCCCTCGGGCGCAACGGCTTCTGGCACCTAGGTGTGCATTTCGATGCGGGCACTGCCGGCATCCTGGACCAGTCCCAGGTGCGCTGTGTGGCCGACGGAGAGGTGGTCGCTTACCGTATCGATACCCGGTCTCCCAGCACCCGTTACCTGTTCGATGATGCGCAGGTGGAGCGTCCCTTCTCACGGAACTTCGTCCTCGTGCGACACCGCCTGCAGGCACCGGAAATCTCTGGCCTCAGCGCCCCGCCAAGCCTGACCCTCTACAGCCTGTACATGCATCTGGAAGACTGGGCGGCGTATCGGCAGGACCAGACCCTGAAGCGACCGGCCTTCTGGCCTGAAAGCAATACCCGCCGGGTCAAGGACACGGAAAAGGATTTCGTGCCCGGACTGGAGGGCCTCCACTGGCTGCGCTGCCGCATCGGGCCAAATGGTGGTGCGGTGATCTCCGGGCTGGCCCGTGGTACCGAGGTCACCCTCAGTGGCACCGGCAGCTACCGCAAGCTGGAGAACATTCCCGGCCCTCGGCAACTGCTGCAAGATGGCGCCCTGCTCGGCTATGTCGACTCCAGCTTTCTCGAACCCCTGCCCAGAGGCGATTACCGCATCGCCACCTGGCGGGACGATGGCACGCTCAACGTCCGTCCCAGCGCCAGCGTCGAAGGCAAGCCGTTGATGACCCTGCCCAACGGCACCGAAGTCGCCGTCAGCGGCACCGGCAACTACCGCAAGCTGGAGTGGGTCAATCAGTACGTCCACTTCGACTCACTGCTGGGCGAGCGCGAACCCCAGGCCCTGAACGAGATCTGTGTCCTCGAGTTGCCGGTACCCATACGCGCTGGCGAACTGATCGGCCACCTCGGCGCCTATCAAGACCACGGCGACGCCCTGCCCCGGCGGCAATTGCACTTGGAAATGTTCAGCAGCGAAAGCGTTCAGACCTTCCTCGACGTCAGCCGCGCCTGGGCGCAACACCTGCCGGCCAGTGCGCGGACCTGGTTGAAACTGCCCCAGGGCACTCCCGTGGTGCCGCATCAAACGCACTTCAGCGCCACCACCCCACCCAGGGCGAATACGGGCACCCCGACCAGCAGCGCCGACCTGCACCTGCCGAAGCAACTGCTCGAGGGGCTGGGCGCCGACAGCAAAATCCGCATTCCCGCTCGAGACGGCCACGCCGGCTTTACCTGGTACCGCCTCGACGACCTGCTGCACGGCAGTGAAGGCCAGTTACTCGCAGGCTGGGTCCAGGTCGAGGATGACCACGCCCACTGGCACAGCCCCTGGGACTGGAGCGGCTACGCCGCCATCCTCAACGGTGACTCCCTGGAAAGCTGCCAGGCCTATGCGCTGAACGTGCAAGGCATCCTGCCCAGCGAACGGGACCGGGCGCGCGCCGCACGGCTGGCCGATCTCTCCGACCAAGGCCCGATCCGCAGCCGACTGTTCGACCTGGTAGATCGCGAACGCCACGAGGTGATGACCGCCGAGGAATTGCAACAGGCCCTCCACTTGCCAGCGCTGGCGCAATCGATTTCCCGCCTGGCGATCTACAGCGAAAGCGAATGGCACTGGCGGCCGGGCAAGTGGGATGCGCTGGACGATCTCTTCGGCCATAGCAGCTCATCACCACACCACAACTGGCTGGCGGAGAAAGAGCGTATCCAACAGCTCTGCTGGTGGAACGAAGTGGCACCGAGGTTGGGGCTGCCGGTAAACGGGCATGTCTGGCATCTGCATCCGGTGGGATTGATGGGACACTTTAATGCCGGGAATGACGAAAACGACCTGCGGTGGTTAAAAGTTCCATTTGGTCAATTGACCTTTGATACCGAAGGTAATGATGTAGAAGATGAGTCAAATCCATTGCACAGATATTTTAGTCGCGTGGTGCATTGGCCTGGCGGAGTGTCGGGCGTGACTATAGGCCGGGGTTATGACTTAGGACAGCAAATGTCTTCTGAGCTTGATCTTGATCAGGCGGGAGTAATTGAGCCATTAAAGACCTGGCTGGTTGATTCACAGGGATTAACTTCCTTAGCCGCCAAAAATAGACTTGAAACAGCAAGTCGTGAAATTCTACTCATACAAATAACAAGAAAACAGCAATACAATTTATTCATAACCACATACAAGCGTCTAGAGGATGACGTGAAGCGGATATGCCAGAAAGCAGCAACAATTCGCGCCTATCATGCAAATCCGAATATTGACCCTGAGAAAGCGTGGAGTGATATTCCAGATCGCATAAAAGAAATACTTATAGACCTCCGATATCGTGGCGACTACACACCTACAGCTAGATCCCATATTCAAAGTGCCGCCTATCTGGGCGACGCAATAGCATTCGGTAGAGCCCTATCCGAACGAGCACACTGGCCTAACGTCCCACAAGAAAGATTCCAGAGAAGAATTAATTACTATGAAAGCCGAAATTAG
- a CDS encoding Lrp/AsnC family transcriptional regulator, which translates to MSITLDAYDKRILDLLQEDASLSTAEIAERVGLSQSPCWRRIQRLRDEGVIRRQVTLLDRRKVGLNAQVFAQVKLNAHGRSNLTEFAEAMRGFPEVLECHVLMGSVDFMLRIVTRDIEAYERFFFEKLSLVPGIQEVNSIVALSEIKSTTQLPLGA; encoded by the coding sequence ATGTCCATCACCCTGGACGCCTACGACAAGCGCATCCTCGACCTGTTGCAGGAGGACGCGAGCCTTTCCACCGCCGAGATCGCCGAGCGCGTGGGGCTGTCCCAGTCGCCCTGCTGGCGGCGCATCCAGCGGCTGAGGGACGAGGGCGTGATCCGTCGCCAGGTGACCCTGCTCGACCGGCGCAAGGTGGGCCTGAACGCGCAGGTCTTCGCCCAGGTGAAGCTCAACGCCCACGGCCGCTCCAACCTCACCGAATTCGCCGAGGCCATGCGCGGGTTCCCCGAGGTGCTGGAGTGCCATGTGCTGATGGGGTCGGTGGATTTCATGCTGCGCATCGTCACCCGCGATATCGAGGCCTACGAGCGCTTCTTCTTCGAGAAGCTGTCCCTGGTGCCGGGCATCCAGGAGGTGAACTCCATCGTCGCCCTGTCGGAGATCAAGTCCACCACCCAGCTGCCGCTGGGGGCCTAG
- a CDS encoding GspE/PulE family protein — translation MSAFASPAQDRWLDLNDLMRELVAQGRLSQDQAEHCLAIRRSAVNNQQHPLEFLASQQVDDLHRPGRKLDLETLTQWLAEHAGQPYLRIDPLKIDVAAITPLMSYAFAQRHKILAVAADSQSVTIASAQPFVQGWEANLTHVLKRPIKRVVANPVDIQKFTLEFYRLAKSVSGASATDQKISGVGNFEQLLKLGSSDQEPDANDAHIVNIVDWLFQYAYQQRASDIHIEPRREQGTVRFRIDGVLHTVYQFPPQVTMAVVSRLKSLGRMNVAEKRKPQDGRVKTKTPDGGEVELRLSTLPTAFGEKMVMRIFDPEVLLKSFDQLGFSADDLRRWQSMTNQPNGIILVTGPTGSGKTTTLYTTLKQLATSEVNVCTIEDPIEMIEGAFNQMQVQHNIDLTFASGVRALMRQDPDIIMVGEIRDLETAEMAIQAALTGHLVLSTLHTNDAPSAITRLLELGVPYYLLRATLLGVMAQRLVRTLCPHCKAPMTLSEDDWNGLTKPWSAPLPTGAHRAVGCLECRDTGYRGRAGVYEIMLLSDAIKPLITADTDLIALRRAAFKEGMRSLRLSGAQKVASGLTTIEEVLRVTPQSEQK, via the coding sequence ATGTCCGCCTTTGCCTCACCCGCCCAGGACCGTTGGCTGGACCTCAACGACCTGATGCGCGAATTGGTAGCCCAGGGCCGCCTGAGCCAGGACCAGGCCGAGCATTGCCTGGCCATTCGCCGTAGCGCGGTGAACAACCAGCAGCATCCCCTGGAGTTCCTGGCCAGCCAGCAGGTGGACGACCTCCACCGCCCGGGCCGGAAACTCGACCTGGAGACCCTCACCCAGTGGCTGGCGGAACACGCCGGCCAGCCCTACCTGCGCATCGACCCGCTGAAGATCGACGTCGCCGCGATCACGCCGCTGATGTCCTACGCCTTCGCCCAGCGCCACAAGATCCTCGCCGTGGCCGCCGACAGCCAGTCGGTGACCATCGCCAGCGCCCAGCCCTTCGTGCAGGGCTGGGAGGCCAACCTCACCCATGTGCTCAAGCGCCCCATCAAGCGCGTGGTGGCCAACCCGGTGGACATCCAGAAGTTCACCCTGGAGTTCTATCGCCTGGCCAAGTCCGTCAGCGGCGCCAGCGCCACGGACCAGAAGATCAGCGGCGTGGGCAACTTCGAGCAGTTGCTCAAGCTGGGCTCCAGCGACCAGGAGCCGGACGCCAACGACGCCCACATCGTCAACATCGTCGACTGGCTGTTCCAGTACGCCTACCAGCAACGCGCCAGCGATATCCACATCGAGCCCCGCCGCGAGCAGGGCACGGTGCGCTTCCGCATCGACGGCGTGCTGCACACCGTCTACCAGTTCCCGCCCCAGGTCACCATGGCGGTGGTGAGCCGCCTGAAGAGCCTCGGACGGATGAACGTGGCGGAGAAACGCAAGCCCCAGGACGGCCGGGTCAAGACCAAGACCCCGGACGGCGGCGAGGTGGAGCTGCGCCTGTCCACGCTGCCCACCGCCTTCGGCGAGAAGATGGTGATGCGGATCTTCGACCCCGAGGTGCTGCTGAAAAGCTTCGACCAGTTGGGCTTCTCCGCCGACGACCTGCGCCGCTGGCAGAGCATGACCAACCAGCCCAACGGCATCATCCTGGTCACCGGCCCCACCGGCTCGGGCAAGACCACCACGCTCTACACCACCCTCAAGCAGCTGGCCACCAGCGAGGTGAACGTCTGCACCATCGAAGACCCCATTGAGATGATCGAGGGCGCCTTCAACCAGATGCAGGTGCAGCACAACATCGACCTGACCTTCGCCAGCGGCGTGCGCGCCCTGATGCGGCAGGACCCGGACATCATCATGGTGGGCGAGATCCGCGACCTGGAAACCGCCGAGATGGCCATCCAGGCCGCCCTCACCGGTCACCTGGTGCTCTCCACCCTGCACACCAACGACGCCCCCAGCGCCATCACCCGCCTGCTTGAGCTTGGCGTGCCCTACTACCTGTTGCGGGCCACCCTGCTGGGGGTCATGGCCCAGCGCCTGGTGCGCACCCTCTGCCCCCACTGCAAGGCGCCCATGACGCTGTCGGAGGACGACTGGAACGGCCTGACCAAACCCTGGAGCGCACCGCTGCCCACCGGCGCCCACCGCGCCGTGGGCTGCCTGGAATGCCGTGATACCGGCTACCGGGGCCGCGCGGGCGTCTACGAGATCATGCTCCTGTCCGACGCCATCAAGCCGCTGATCACCGCCGACACCGACCTCATCGCCCTGCGCCGCGCGGCGTTCAAGGAAGGCATGCGCAGCCTGCGCCTGTCCGGTGCGCAAAAGGTGGCGTCGGGACTCACGACCATCGAAGAAGTGCTGCGGGTCACGCCACAAAGCGAACAGAAATGA
- a CDS encoding SPFH domain-containing protein: MEIGSVVILFVALAIAIVFMGFKVVPQGFEWTVERFGRYTNTLKPGLNIIVPVMDRIGRKLSVMESVLDIPPQEAISADNAIVTIDAVCFFQVVNAAQAAYEVNDLEHAIRNLVMTNIRTVLGSMELDAMLSQRDAINERLLRTVDEATAPWGIKVTRIEIKDITPPADLVEAMASQMKAERLKRAQILEAEGRRQAEILTAEGEKQAQILKAEGQRQAAFLEAEARERAAQAEAEATRVVSEAIAQGNVQAVNYFVAQKYVEALGKLASADNSKVVLMPLEASQVIGAVGGIGEIVRATFDGRKG; this comes from the coding sequence ATGGAAATCGGCAGTGTCGTCATCCTTTTCGTCGCCCTGGCGATCGCCATCGTCTTCATGGGCTTCAAGGTGGTGCCCCAGGGCTTCGAGTGGACGGTGGAGCGCTTCGGCCGCTACACCAACACCCTGAAACCCGGCCTGAACATCATCGTGCCGGTGATGGACCGCATCGGTCGCAAGCTCAGCGTGATGGAAAGCGTGCTGGACATTCCGCCCCAGGAAGCCATCAGCGCCGACAACGCCATCGTCACCATCGACGCCGTGTGCTTCTTCCAGGTGGTCAACGCCGCCCAGGCGGCCTACGAGGTCAACGACCTGGAGCACGCCATCCGCAACCTGGTGATGACCAACATCCGCACCGTGCTCGGCTCCATGGAACTGGACGCCATGCTGAGCCAGCGGGACGCCATCAACGAGCGCCTGCTGCGCACCGTGGACGAGGCCACCGCGCCCTGGGGCATCAAGGTCACCCGCATCGAGATCAAGGACATCACCCCGCCGGCGGACCTGGTGGAAGCCATGGCCAGCCAGATGAAGGCCGAGCGCCTGAAGCGCGCCCAGATCCTCGAGGCCGAGGGCCGTCGCCAGGCGGAGATCCTCACCGCCGAGGGCGAGAAGCAGGCGCAGATCCTCAAGGCCGAGGGCCAGCGCCAGGCCGCCTTCCTCGAGGCCGAGGCGCGGGAGCGCGCCGCCCAGGCCGAAGCCGAGGCCACCCGCGTGGTGTCCGAGGCCATCGCCCAGGGCAATGTGCAGGCGGTCAACTACTTCGTCGCGCAGAAATACGTCGAGGCCCTGGGCAAGCTGGCCAGCGCCGACAACAGCAAGGTGGTGCTGATGCCCCTGGAGGCCAGCCAGGTGATCGGGGCCGTGGGCGGCATCGGCGAGATCGTCCGCGCCACCTTCGACGGCCGCAAGGGTTGA
- a CDS encoding NfeD family protein, which yields MWNYLQNLTYWDWLALGTLLLILEVFGAGGYLLWIGVAAACVGVITFIAPELHWAIQFLLFGVLSIVTAVYWWRRQRSAAKPSAQPGLNQRGQEFIGRQFALHEAISGGRGKIRAGDSLWLVTGPDLPAGSQVRVIGQDGVLLRVEPA from the coding sequence ATGTGGAACTACCTGCAGAACCTCACCTATTGGGACTGGCTGGCCCTCGGCACACTGCTGCTGATCCTCGAGGTCTTCGGCGCGGGCGGCTACCTGCTGTGGATCGGCGTGGCGGCGGCCTGTGTCGGGGTGATCACCTTCATCGCCCCGGAACTGCACTGGGCCATCCAGTTCCTGCTCTTCGGTGTGCTCTCCATCGTGACCGCGGTCTACTGGTGGCGCCGCCAGCGCAGCGCCGCCAAGCCCTCGGCCCAGCCGGGGCTGAACCAGCGCGGCCAGGAGTTCATCGGTCGCCAGTTCGCGCTGCACGAAGCCATCAGCGGCGGCCGCGGCAAGATCCGCGCCGGCGACTCCCTCTGGCTGGTGACCGGACCCGACCTGCCCGCCGGCAGCCAGGTACGCGTCATCGGCCAGGACGGCGTGCTCCTCCGGGTGGAGCCGGCCTGA
- a CDS encoding tetratricopeptide repeat protein: MSKPHPTNPPGRRPIVPVLAGLLLLAGLGLWLYLAGTDAPSKAVAPGAEPQPARFVDEAACAGCHGQQAKDWQGSHHQLALRVADDTSVLADFDDAPVQIEGQASRFFRRDGAFWVNTPGEDGKPADFRVAYVIGVAPLQQYLLELPGGRLQAFSLAWDLERGAWFKPYPGQGMEIHDPEHWMRPQQNANAQCMDCHSTGFQRGFDPASGRFDSHWSSLGVGCQACHGPASRHLQWLENTSGLRNAGFAVDLARADRIASLETCARCHARRTPLGDGPPQGRRLMDDYLPSTLTRELYELDGKAREDVYQYGPFAQSRMFAKGVRCSTCHDPHRGNLKVTGNGLCLQCHNPEGKARIAGVDGQGLKAKDYDSPTHHHHRPGQAGAQCIDCHMPARRFMGIDNRHDHGFSLPDPARALRLGTTDACLGCHAERNGDLLAEQFRRWYGEVPSAAPRYDESLWLIRNGRPGASRALFQQLASEGLPAIRRATLLAELPHYPSERALAAAARDLNHPAPLVRESAVRAVAALVPPEQRRNLLAPLLSDPIRAVRIGAARELLGLRATGLGNYESAWSEAIGEYEAALLSQQDRAEANLALAQLYQANGRADAVEGRLRTAVQRDPEHLPAQVALVQWLDNNYRWDEGRALLEQALAGHPRSALLRHANGVMLLRRGDLPAATRAFAEAVELEPSNKVYDYSYAVALHDSGQLEAACHRLEALLERDPANREARLALISYWREAGQIQKVQALLAELEQQNPDDPELRRE, from the coding sequence ATGTCCAAGCCTCACCCCACCAACCCGCCCGGGCGCCGCCCCATCGTTCCCGTCCTGGCCGGCCTGCTGCTCCTGGCCGGCCTTGGCCTCTGGCTGTACCTGGCCGGCACCGACGCACCGTCGAAGGCCGTAGCGCCAGGGGCCGAGCCACAGCCCGCCCGCTTCGTCGACGAAGCCGCCTGCGCCGGCTGCCACGGCCAGCAGGCGAAGGACTGGCAGGGCAGCCATCACCAACTGGCCCTGCGCGTGGCCGACGACACCAGCGTGCTGGCGGACTTCGACGACGCCCCTGTCCAGATCGAGGGGCAGGCGTCCCGCTTCTTTCGCCGCGACGGTGCTTTCTGGGTCAACACGCCGGGGGAGGACGGCAAGCCGGCGGATTTCCGCGTGGCCTACGTCATCGGTGTCGCGCCCTTGCAGCAATACCTCCTCGAACTGCCTGGAGGGCGCCTGCAGGCCTTCTCCCTGGCCTGGGATCTGGAGCGGGGCGCCTGGTTCAAGCCCTACCCTGGCCAGGGCATGGAGATTCACGACCCCGAGCACTGGATGCGCCCGCAGCAGAACGCCAACGCCCAGTGCATGGACTGCCACAGCACCGGATTCCAGCGGGGCTTCGACCCCGCCAGCGGTCGTTTCGACAGCCACTGGAGCAGCCTGGGCGTGGGCTGCCAGGCCTGTCACGGTCCGGCCTCGCGCCACCTGCAATGGCTGGAGAACACGTCCGGCCTGCGCAATGCCGGGTTCGCCGTCGACCTGGCCCGTGCCGACCGCATCGCCAGCCTGGAGACCTGCGCCCGTTGCCATGCCCGCCGTACGCCGCTGGGCGATGGCCCACCCCAGGGGCGGCGACTGATGGACGATTACCTGCCCAGTACCCTGACCCGGGAACTCTACGAACTGGACGGCAAGGCCCGGGAGGACGTCTACCAGTACGGCCCCTTCGCCCAGAGCCGGATGTTCGCCAAGGGCGTGCGCTGCAGCACCTGCCACGACCCCCATCGCGGCAACCTGAAGGTCACGGGCAACGGACTCTGCCTGCAGTGCCACAACCCCGAGGGCAAGGCGCGGATCGCCGGGGTCGATGGCCAGGGACTCAAGGCGAAGGACTATGACAGCCCGACGCACCACCATCACCGCCCAGGCCAGGCCGGCGCCCAGTGCATCGATTGCCATATGCCGGCCCGCCGCTTCATGGGCATCGACAACCGCCACGACCACGGCTTCAGCCTGCCCGATCCGGCCCGGGCGCTGCGCCTGGGCACCACGGACGCTTGCCTGGGCTGCCATGCCGAGCGCAACGGGGACCTGTTGGCCGAACAGTTCCGGCGCTGGTACGGCGAGGTGCCCTCCGCCGCGCCACGCTATGACGAGAGCCTCTGGTTGATCCGCAACGGCCGCCCCGGAGCGTCGCGGGCGCTGTTCCAGCAACTGGCGTCCGAGGGGCTGCCCGCCATCCGCCGCGCCACCCTGCTGGCGGAACTGCCCCACTACCCCAGCGAGCGCGCCCTGGCGGCGGCGGCCCGGGACCTCAACCACCCCGCACCACTGGTACGCGAAAGCGCGGTCCGCGCGGTGGCGGCGCTGGTACCGCCGGAGCAACGACGCAACCTGCTGGCTCCCCTGCTCTCGGACCCGATTCGCGCCGTGCGCATAGGCGCGGCCCGCGAGCTGCTGGGGCTGCGAGCCACGGGACTGGGCAACTACGAGAGCGCCTGGAGCGAAGCCATCGGCGAGTACGAAGCCGCGCTGCTCAGCCAACAGGACCGCGCCGAAGCCAACCTGGCGCTGGCCCAGCTCTACCAGGCCAACGGCCGTGCCGATGCGGTGGAGGGCCGCCTGCGCACCGCCGTGCAGCGGGACCCCGAGCACCTCCCAGCGCAGGTGGCGCTGGTGCAATGGCTGGACAACAACTACCGCTGGGACGAGGGCCGCGCCCTGCTGGAGCAGGCCCTCGCCGGCCATCCGCGATCCGCCCTGCTGCGGCACGCCAATGGCGTGATGCTGCTGCGCCGGGGTGACCTGCCGGCGGCCACGCGGGCCTTCGCCGAAGCCGTGGAGCTGGAGCCGAGCAACAAGGTCTACGACTACAGCTACGCCGTGGCATTGCATGACAGCGGACAACTGGAAGCGGCCTGTCATCGCCTGGAGGCGCTGCTGGAACGGGACCCGGCCAACCGCGAGGCACGCCTGGCCCTCATCAGCTACTGGCGCGAAGCCGGCCAGATCCAGAAGGTCCAGGCCTTGCTGGCGGAACTGGAGCAACAGAACCCGGACGATCCGGAACTGCGACGGGAGTAG
- a CDS encoding DUF2388 domain-containing protein, translating into MRTRLYTAAFVMIALPAGSALADSDFWRDVISSGATTASTYLTFKDDKLIVAARDDASSFVASDGEIRGPYLEAALQRIRNEHPDLQASDAELASAILASER; encoded by the coding sequence ATGCGCACTCGTCTGTACACCGCTGCATTCGTCATGATCGCCCTGCCGGCCGGCTCCGCCCTGGCCGACAGCGACTTCTGGCGCGACGTGATCTCGTCAGGCGCCACCACCGCCTCCACCTATCTCACCTTCAAGGACGACAAGCTGATAGTCGCCGCCCGTGACGATGCCAGCAGCTTCGTCGCCAGCGATGGAGAGATCCGGGGCCCTTACCTGGAAGCCGCGCTGCAGCGCATCCGCAATGAACATCCCGACCTGCAGGCCAGCGACGCCGAGCTCGCCAGCGCCATCCTCGCCAGCGAACGCTGA